The nucleotide sequence AGAGGATAGTTTGGAATTTAAGTGCTCAAGTTCCATAACTTTATGGTCAAGTTCGTTGTTTTTATTTACCAGATCTTTTTTATCTTTAAAATAGCAAAAAAAGTCAGAAGTTTTATTCGATATGGTATTAAAAAGTTTCGCTACAGGCTCAACAATATAACCTACAGCATTATCGTACGCCAAGGTATTCTCCCTGTCTATCGCACTAAAATATACAACGACAACAGATATTATAAGAATCGCTATAACAATAAAATACTTCTTGTTTCTTAAAAACAATCTACTTCCCTACCATCTCTTTTTATCATTCTGCGCAATTTTCAAAGTATCCATAGTATCTAAAACCACACCTGTACCTTTTGCAACGCAATCAAGCGGATCTTCTGCTATTTTAACAGGTAATAAAGTTCTTTCGGATAATAGTCTGTCAAGCCCTTTTAAGAATGCCCCGCCACCTGTTAAGGTAATACCCTGAGTAACAATATCTGCAGACAGTTCAGGCGGTGTGTTTTCCAAAGTAACTTTAACAGTATCAACTAAAATTTCAGCACACTCTGAAAGTGCTTCTCTTATTTCTTCGCTTGTTACAGTTATATTTCTTGGAAGACCTGACAGGTTATCTCTTCCTCTTACATCCATTGACGGCTCATTTTCTTCCATTTTATATACAGAACCGATTGCAATTTTAATTTCTTCAGCAGTTCTTTCGCCTATTAAAAGATTATGCTTTTTCTTTATATAGTTGGCAATTGCTTCGTCAAAAGCATTACCTGCAACTCTTACGGTTTTTGCAGTGACAATAGAGCCTAAAGATATAACAGCCGCTTCACTTGTTCCTCCGCCGATATCTAAAACCATATTTCCCAAAGGTTCAGCAACAGTCAGATTAGCACCGATAGCCGCTGCCATTGATTCTTCAACAATATAAACCTCTTTGGCACCAGATTGAATAACCGCTTCTTCAACTGCTCTTCTTTCAACTTCCGTAACGCCTGAAGGAACGCAGGCAACAACGCGTGGTTTTGAAAAAGCGCCTGATTTTAACACTTTTTGTAAAAATCTTTTTATCATTTCATAAGTCATCTTATAATCGGATATAACCCCGTCTTTTAAAGGTTTTATTGCAATGATATTATCAGGAGTTTTACCCACCATTTCTTTTGCATCATAGCCAACTGCATAAACCTCTTTTGAATATCTTGCAACAGCAACAACAGAAGGTTCTCTTAATACAATACCCTTTCCTTTAACATATATAAGAGTATTCGCAGTTCCTAAATCGATGCCTATATCTTTGCTTAAAAAAGCCATATTTAAACTCTCCTTTCGAGTTTTTGTAATAATAATTTAACTAAATATCCGTTTATAATCCCTGAAATTGTACCAAAGAAAATAAGATGCGGATAATAATAAAATACTGTGTATGATCCGAGCGTAAAATACGCAACTGTTATTTGCGCAGTTATATGAAAGAAACTTCCTGCCATACTTACGCCTAAAGGACTGAATATTTTAAATCTCTTTAAAATTCCCATAGAAACAGAAGATGCTATTCCTCCCGTTACGCTGTATATAAAGGAAGATAAATTCCCGCCAAGCATTGTCAAAAAGACTGATTTTAAAAAGGCACACATTACTCCCTCATTTAGTGAGTAAATGTAAATTATTGCAAGTATAACAATATTTGATATGCCTATTTTTATTCCGGGAACAATACTTGATACAGGGATAAGATTTTCTATAAAACTCAGTGCAGTTGCAAATACAATACATAAACTTAAAAAAACAGTTTTTCTTAATTTATCAGTACGAAACATAATCGAGTTCTGAATCCCCTTCAATATATACTATAAGTCTTGACGGCAGACAAACAAGAGATTGCAGGGGCTTTGATATCGCTCCCTCGCTTACACAAAGTTTATCTTCGCAATTACTTTTAATAATTTTAACTTTATTTCCCTCTATACTTATTTTATTATAACCGAAGGTTGAATTTATTTCAACATAATTATTATAATCGGGCGAAAGTTTTATTTCTTTAAAAACCTTTCCGTCAACTTTAACTATGCATTTTAAGTTATCATATTCCCCCACACAGGAAAGTGAAAAAACATTTATTAAAAAAACAAAAATAATAAAACCAAGTATTAAAAAATCTCCCTTTCTCATAGAGCACCCCTTATAAAATGCCCTCTGGTAAACTTTTCAAAGTTATTTTCGCCGGATTTAAACATATTAAAAACTTCTTCGCATCTTTTCATATTTTCATAAGTAAAGGATAAAAGAATATAATCTATACCTGCTTTTTTAAAGTCCTCTTTTTTATCGCTCATAACAACAGGGTACGGGTTAAAAATAACATTTCTGCAATCTTCCCTGCAATCTACTATAAACTTTTCGCCCTTTCTGTCGGTAAGTTCCAAAGGCCCTTTTACACATTCGTTAAGAACACTTTTTTTAATGCAGTTTCTTAAAATCATCGATTCAATATATCCGTATCCTAAAGCAAATACAGGAAAATCACTCATAAAATACGAAATATCTTTAAAAGTTATTTCGCTTGATGCCCCCACCATAAACACATTATTTTCTTTTAAAAACTTCTCCGAATATGAATTTGATATATTAAGATAAATATCCGTCATAAGTTTAAAACCTTTCAAAAGTTCAAAGTGGGATATGTTGCTTAAAAGCGCATATTTAAAGCCTGCTTCTTTCAACTTCTTAACTCTTGATTTAACTTTATCCATTTCGGTATGGGATATAATTTTAGGTAAAGTTATAACCGTTTTTTCTTTATCTAAAAAATCTTTGTTCTTTAAAACAAGATTATAATTTGCAAGAACATACTTAATTTCTTCCTTTGAGTCTGCCCAACTTAACTGGCTTTGCAAATTAGCCCTGACAATATAGGAAGGTTCGGTTTCTTTTCTTCTTAAATTAACAAAAGAAACGTCATTTACTACCATTTCAGGTTGCAAACTTAATTTTTCACATAAATTTCTTCTTAACTCATTTAATGTTTTTTGCGGCACATAAACACCATCGTCAATATTACATTTAAGTTCGTTAAGATAAAAAGGTGTATCGTTAAGTTTTGACAGTGCCTCTTTAACCTTTTCTTTTGTCACGGGAGCATTTAAAGCTTCACCAAGAACTTCATCTTTAGTAACAAATTCCTCTTTCCCGAGCGCAAACCCTGAAAGGACAGGATATGAACCTTTATAAAGAGTTATTTCCATATTAAGAGGTGTTTTATTTGAATTTGAGATAACATTTTTTGAAATTATATCTTTAAACTTTTCTTCCGCTTTCTTCTCATACTCCGAGTACGGATTTTCATTCTTATTATAGCAGAACATCTTTTTATTATTATAGTCATTAAAATAATCCGTATAACCGCCTCGGTAAAATATATTATTAACTAAATCGATATCTTCTTTTGAAAGTTTTTCGCCGTCAAGTAAACGTCTGTATGCATCAACAACTGTTGCAACATAATACTCGTTTTTTAATCGTCCCTCAATTTTAAGTGAATCTATCTTTAATTTTTTAAAGGTATCAATATAATTTAATGAATTTAAATCTTTAAGGCTAAGCAGTGTACCCTTTTCCCCTGAAAGTTCATAGTTAAGTCTGCATGGCTGAGCGCATCTTCCACGATTACCACTCCTGTCACCTATGAAACTTGACATATAGCACTGCCCTGAATAACACACACATAATGCTCCGTGAATAAAAACTTCCAGTTCAGAGGCAGTGTTTTCCTTTATATATTTAATCTCATCCATAGAAAGTTCGCGTGATAAAACTACTCTTTTTATGCCGTTTTTATATAAAAACTCCACACCTTCAAGGTTATGAACGGTCATTTGAGTCGAAGCGTGAATTTCAAGTTCGGGTGCCACATCTTTTATTAATGATACTGCTCCTATATCCTGAACAATTACAGCATCTGCCCCTAAAGATACAACATTTTTAATTTCAGATGCAAAATCTTTTATCTCACTGTCTTTAATTAAAGTATTGAGTGTAATATAAGCCTTTTTGCCCCTGTTTTTAAGATAATTAATTCCTTGCTGGGCTTCCTCCAATGTAAAATTCTTTGCACCATACCTTGCATTAAAAGAATTAAGTCCAAAATAAACAGCGTCAGCTCCTACATTAGCTGCCGCTTTTAATACTTTTAATGAACCCGCAGGGGATAATAATTCCGGCTTAAATTCCATTTTTTAACCTTTCAATCTGCCTAAGAGCATCTTCATATTTAGCCTTATAGTCATCCGCTTTGCTTCTTAATTCATACGCTTCCTGAGAATATTCAGTAACCTGTGCCCTGATTCTGTCAGACGCTTCCTGCTCATATACTAAATCTTCTGCAGCATTAAGTGCAGTAAATATAGATGCAACAGCTAAAGAAACTTTAGGATTTTGTTCCATAATAGCAGTTACTTTACCATTAACATAAGTTTCTATCTTTCTTATAAATTCTTCGTCTTTCTCAGATAAAATGTCATAGGTCATTCCGTTAATTACAACCTGATAAAGTTTTTCCATAACTATTTATAAACCTCCATAAAATATAAGTTTAAATATTATTAAAAAAGGGGAATTTATATAATCTCTATAACTATTATACTGCAATTTTATCGCTTTTTCAAGTTATATTCTATACTTCGTACAAAGTTATATTTTTAATAACTTAAAAGTGCTATTAAAATTATCGTTTTAGTGGTATTTTATTCGCTATAAACTGTGCGAAGCAGGATACCACTTGCAAAGCAAATATCACTGCGAAGCAATATAACTCGCGTGATAAGGCGAATAAAACTGCCGAGTGTTCTGTTCTCAAGAACACTCGGCTTACCTGCCCCTCTTATAATTATATATTAACTATATATTTTCCGATATTTGCACCGGCTTCTTCTTTCGGAGCACTTATTGCGATTGTAAAATTAACCGAGAATTTTTCAGCAAGTTTTTCAAGTGCAGGAACTAAAGTATCAATTTCTTCAACTGTAACTTTAGTGATTTTTGTAATAGAATCAATAAATATATGAGTTATATCAAAGTTCTGCGAAATCATACCGCAGATAAATCCATAAAATTCGTCACATGATTTAACGCCAAAATCATCAGTGTTAACCATTCTGATACTTGATGAAATATCAAATGTATGTCTGTCCCCTTTAGTAACACATACAACATTGCCTTTTTCAGTTTCTAAAGCTTTGTTTACCATGTCAATAAATACTTTTGTTTTACCTGTTCCTTTAGGGCCAATAAGAATGTTAATCATAATAATTCCTCCCGGATATTTATTTTAGTTTATTATACTATACATTCTTAAAAATTTCAATAACATATTTAAATTTTATGGGAATTTTTTTCAAAATAATTATTAAGTTTAACAATCGCTTTTTGTGCTTCGGTTGGAGTAGAATACACTCCAAGGTTTTCATATTGTATTTTATCATACGCTTCTTTAGTTAAATAACCATCTTCATCAATGTAATCAGACGGATAAAGATATATAGCATCTAAATCTCCAAATTTTCGTGACATCATCCTGATTTCAGGTATCTCATTATATGTGCTTAAATCAATAGTCCCATTATACCACGCACCTGTATTATTTTCGGATATATTACTAACGATATAAAATACAAATATTCCCATAAAAACAGCAACAAGATGTGTGAAGACTAATAATATAATTGATTTTTTCATATTTTTCTCCTAGAAAATTACATAATCATAATACTTAAATATATTATAGACCATTTTGGTTTATATGTCAACATACCATTTTGGTTTCCTTATAATAAAAATGGTGATAAAAATGTATGAAAAAATAAGAGAATTAAGAGAAGATAACGATTTATTGCAAAGAGAATTGGCAGAATACCTGCACTGTTCACAGGTAGCATATTCAAGATATGAATTAGGATTAAGGGATATTCCCACAGATGTTTTAATTTTACTTGCAAAATTTTATAATACGAGTGTCGATTATCTGCTTGGATTAACAAATGAGAAAAAGCCATACCGAAAACCATAAAAAAATATTACGATAAAGTTTATCTAAATTTGATTATAATATTTGAGGTATTTTTATGTTTATAAATAAAACGCATCATGGACTTAACAATATTTGTGGTAAGAAAATAGCAGATTTAAGAAAGGGTTTAAACATTTCTCAACGAATGTTAGCAGACAGATTACAACTAACTGGACTCGATGTGGATAAAAATGCTATACAAAGGATAGAATGTGGAAAAAGATTTGTTACTGATATTGAACTTGTAGCATTTTCAAAAATATTTGATATAACGGTAGATGAATTGTTGAAATAGAATAAAGATGATTGAGGTAACTTTGTGAGATTAAAGGAATTAAGAATTAAACGAAAAATTTCGCAACTAAAATTAGCAATGGATTTAGGACTAAATCAAAACAGTATCAGCAGATATGAAAAAGGAATTCGCGAAGCAGATTATCAGACATTGGTTTTACTTGCAGACTATTTTAATGTGTCGATAGATTATTTATTAGGAAGAACTGATAACCCTGAAATTAACAAATAAAACTATTAGTTTTAAAATGGTGATTTTATGAAAGGATTAAAGCAAATAAGAAAAGAAAACAATTTAAATCAACTTAAAGTTGCAATGGATTTAAATATATCACGAGAAGCACTTTCACATTATGAAAACGGAAAAAGAGAGCCAAGTATTGATATGCTTAATAAACTTTCAAAATATTTTAATGTTTCAATAGATTATCTTATAAATGGAGAGGAATTTAAAAAGAGGTAACTTTGTGAGATTTAATAATTGATTATTAACATATAAAACCCGAAGCGTACAATATTACACTTCGGGTTTATTTTATAATAATTGCTTTTCAATATCTCTGCCACCATATAAAATACGGATTACCGATACTGTTTTTGTTTCCTCATTCGGAAGATAAAACACAATATAATTCTTGACACTAAAAAACCTTAAACCTCTGTCGTACCATGGCTTATTATCATACCTTGCAAATCTGTTCGGCATTTCCTCCAAAGATGATATTTCATCCATAATCTTTCTTATAAGATTCTTTGCAGTATCAGGAGCACAAAGTGTATTTGAAATATATTCATAGATACACCTCAAATCACTCTCAGCAGAAGTTGTATAATTTACAATCCATTTCATATACCAAAATCCTGCCTCATTCTTTTTAATACATCATCAGCCGATGCAACATTACCTTTTGCTATATCATCAAAACCTTTTTCTATTTCTGTATTAAACTCCGATTCTGTAAGTTTTTCAATAGATACAGGCATATTTTGCGGCAGTTTCAAATCGAATGGAATTCCTTTATGCATTACTACTTGTCTTAAAAAAATTGTAATCGCATTTGACATTGGTATCCCAAGCTGAGATAAAATTCTTTCTGCCTGTTCTTTTATTTCAGGCTCAACACGAGTATAAATATTTGATGTTCTTGCCATACAAATCGCCTCCTATATTTATATTATACAACAATGTATTGCGATATGCAAGCACTTTTTACTATAATTCAGAGGCATTGGTTTTTCGAAAATATTTATTAAGTTTAACAATCGCTTTTTGAGCTTCGGTTGG is from Oscillospiraceae bacterium and encodes:
- a CDS encoding helix-turn-helix transcriptional regulator, giving the protein MYEKIRELREDNDLLQRELAEYLHCSQVAYSRYELGLRDIPTDVLILLAKFYNTSVDYLLGLTNEKKPYRKP
- a CDS encoding helix-turn-helix transcriptional regulator; protein product: MFINKTHHGLNNICGKKIADLRKGLNISQRMLADRLQLTGLDVDKNAIQRIECGKRFVTDIELVAFSKIFDITVDELLK
- a CDS encoding type II toxin-antitoxin system RelE/ParE family toxin, whose translation is MKWIVNYTTSAESDLRCIYEYISNTLCAPDTAKNLIRKIMDEISSLEEMPNRFARYDNKPWYDRGLRFFSVKNYIVFYLPNEETKTVSVIRILYGGRDIEKQLL
- a CDS encoding helix-turn-helix transcriptional regulator gives rise to the protein MRLKELRIKRKISQLKLAMDLGLNQNSISRYEKGIREADYQTLVLLADYFNVSIDYLLGRTDNPEINK
- a CDS encoding type II toxin-antitoxin system RelB/DinJ family antitoxin, which produces MARTSNIYTRVEPEIKEQAERILSQLGIPMSNAITIFLRQVVMHKGIPFDLKLPQNMPVSIEKLTESEFNTEIEKGFDDIAKGNVASADDVLKRMRQDFGI
- a CDS encoding cell division protein ZapA — encoded protein: MEKLYQVVINGMTYDILSEKDEEFIRKIETYVNGKVTAIMEQNPKVSLAVASIFTALNAAEDLVYEQEASDRIRAQVTEYSQEAYELRSKADDYKAKYEDALRQIERLKNGI
- a CDS encoding U32 family peptidase — protein: MEFKPELLSPAGSLKVLKAAANVGADAVYFGLNSFNARYGAKNFTLEEAQQGINYLKNRGKKAYITLNTLIKDSEIKDFASEIKNVVSLGADAVIVQDIGAVSLIKDVAPELEIHASTQMTVHNLEGVEFLYKNGIKRVVLSRELSMDEIKYIKENTASELEVFIHGALCVCYSGQCYMSSFIGDRSGNRGRCAQPCRLNYELSGEKGTLLSLKDLNSLNYIDTFKKLKIDSLKIEGRLKNEYYVATVVDAYRRLLDGEKLSKEDIDLVNNIFYRGGYTDYFNDYNNKKMFCYNKNENPYSEYEKKAEEKFKDIISKNVISNSNKTPLNMEITLYKGSYPVLSGFALGKEEFVTKDEVLGEALNAPVTKEKVKEALSKLNDTPFYLNELKCNIDDGVYVPQKTLNELRRNLCEKLSLQPEMVVNDVSFVNLRRKETEPSYIVRANLQSQLSWADSKEEIKYVLANYNLVLKNKDFLDKEKTVITLPKIISHTEMDKVKSRVKKLKEAGFKYALLSNISHFELLKGFKLMTDIYLNISNSYSEKFLKENNVFMVGASSEITFKDISYFMSDFPVFALGYGYIESMILRNCIKKSVLNECVKGPLELTDRKGEKFIVDCREDCRNVIFNPYPVVMSDKKEDFKKAGIDYILLSFTYENMKRCEEVFNMFKSGENNFEKFTRGHFIRGAL
- a CDS encoding helix-turn-helix transcriptional regulator — its product is MKGLKQIRKENNLNQLKVAMDLNISREALSHYENGKREPSIDMLNKLSKYFNVSIDYLINGEEFKKR
- a CDS encoding Gx transporter family protein, with amino-acid sequence MFRTDKLRKTVFLSLCIVFATALSFIENLIPVSSIVPGIKIGISNIVILAIIYIYSLNEGVMCAFLKSVFLTMLGGNLSSFIYSVTGGIASSVSMGILKRFKIFSPLGVSMAGSFFHITAQITVAYFTLGSYTVFYYYPHLIFFGTISGIINGYLVKLLLQKLERRV
- a CDS encoding rod shape-determining protein → MAFLSKDIGIDLGTANTLIYVKGKGIVLREPSVVAVARYSKEVYAVGYDAKEMVGKTPDNIIAIKPLKDGVISDYKMTYEMIKRFLQKVLKSGAFSKPRVVACVPSGVTEVERRAVEEAVIQSGAKEVYIVEESMAAAIGANLTVAEPLGNMVLDIGGGTSEAAVISLGSIVTAKTVRVAGNAFDEAIANYIKKKHNLLIGERTAEEIKIAIGSVYKMEENEPSMDVRGRDNLSGLPRNITVTSEEIREALSECAEILVDTVKVTLENTPPELSADIVTQGITLTGGGAFLKGLDRLLSERTLLPVKIAEDPLDCVAKGTGVVLDTMDTLKIAQNDKKRW